The Centroberyx gerrardi isolate f3 chromosome 24, fCenGer3.hap1.cur.20231027, whole genome shotgun sequence genome includes a region encoding these proteins:
- the LOC144538074 gene encoding E3 ubiquitin-protein ligase TRIM21-like isoform X2: MSAASCLLSEEQFLCSICLDVFTDPVSIPCGHSFCKNCITQHWDISVQCQCPMCKKLFDTRPLLQVNIFISEMAAHCPDQRCAKPGEVPCDVCTGTKLKALKSCLVCLASYCETHLEPHQRMTGLKRHKLMDPVENLEGRMCKKHDRPLELFCKTDQMCVCLLCTVLDHKSHHIVPLKEGCEGKKAELGKMIQERRLKIQEIKHSVELSEEDADREIADSVRVFTALMQSVERGQAELIETIQEKQKTTEKQAEGFIKELEQEISELMKRTAEVEQLSRTEDHLHLLQSFPSLNTPPHTKDWTEVSVHRSSYEGTVRRAVAQLEETLRTEMEKLLDAELKRVQQYAVDVTLDPDTAHPELILSDDGKQVNHGDVKKNLPDNPKRFSSWTCVLGKQSFSSGRFYYEVQVKGKTWWVLGVARGSINRKGRISPSPKNGYWTVWLRNGNEYEAFADPRLLLSVKSKPQKVGVFVDYEEGLVSFYDVDAAALIYSFTGCTFTEKLYPFFNPCLNDGGRNSAPLIISPVNHTD; the protein is encoded by the exons ATGTCCGCTGCCAGCTGTCTCCTAtctgaagagcagtttctgtgctccatctgtctggatgtgttcacTGATCCAGTCTCCATACCATGTGGACACAGCTTCTGCAAAAACTGCATCACACAGCACTGGGATATTAGTGTCCAGTGCCAGTGTCCCATGTGTAAAAAGCTTTTCGACACAAGACCTCTGCTGCAGgtcaatattttcatatcagagatggctgctca ctgcccagaccaacgatgtgccaaaccaggagaagttccctgtgacgtctgcactgggaccaaactgaaggccctgaagtcctgcctggtgtgtctggcctcctACTGTGAGACTCACCTGGAGCCTCATCAGAGAATGACGGGCCTGAAAAGACACAAGCTGATGGATCCTGTGGAGAACCTGGAAGGCAGGATGTGTAAGAAGCATGACAGACCGCTGGAGCTGTTCTGCAAGACGgaccagatgtgtgtttgtctgctctGCACTGTTTTAGACCACAAGTCACATCACATTGTTCCTCTGAAGGAAGGATGTGAAGGAAAGAAGGCTGAGCTGGGGAAGATGATCCAGGAGAGACGACTGAAGATTCAGGAGATCaaacactcagtagagctcagcgaggaagatgcagacagagagatagcagacagtgtgcgggtcttcaccgctctgatgcagtctgtggagagaggccaggctgagctcattgagacgatccaagagaagcagaaaacaacagagaaacaggctgaaggcttcatcaaagagctggaacaggaaatctctgagctgatgaagagaaccgctgaggtggagcagctctcacgcactgaagaccacctccacctcctccaaagcttcccatccctgaacactcctccacacaccaaggactggacagaggtcagtgtccatcgctcatcatatgaggggactgtgaggagagctgtggctcagctggaggagactctcaggacagagatggagaagctgCTTGATGCTGAGctgaagagggtccagcagtatgCAGTGGATGTGACTCTGGATCCTGATACAGCACATCCTgaactcatcctgtctgatgatGGGAAACAAGTAAATCATGGTGATGTAAAGAAGAATCTCCCAGACAACCCAAAGAGATTTTCTTCTTGGACCTGTGTCTTAGGAAAGCAGAGCTTCTCTTCAGGAAGATTTTACTACGAGGTTCAGGTTAAAGGGAAGACTTGGTGGGTTTTAGGAGTGGCCAGAGGGTCGATCAACAGGAAGGGACGAATCAGTCCGAGTCCCAAGAATGGCTACTGGACTGTATGGTTGAGGAATGGAAATGAGTACGAAGCTTTTGCTGaccctcgtctcctcctctctgtgaaatcgaagcctcagaaggtgggggtgtttgtggattatgaggagggtctggtctccttttatgacgtagatgctgcagctcttatctactcctttactggctgcaccttcactgagaaactctacccattCTTCAATCCCTGTCTTAATGATGGTGGTAGAAACTCCGCCCCTctgatcatctctcctgtcaatcacacagattAG
- the LOC144538074 gene encoding E3 ubiquitin-protein ligase TRIM21-like isoform X1 — MSAASCLLSEEQFLCSICLDVFTDPVSIPCGHSFCKNCITQHWDISVQCQCPMCKKLFDTRPLLQVNIFISEMAAQFRKSAQMKASSCPDQRCAKPGEVPCDVCTGTKLKALKSCLVCLASYCETHLEPHQRMTGLKRHKLMDPVENLEGRMCKKHDRPLELFCKTDQMCVCLLCTVLDHKSHHIVPLKEGCEGKKAELGKMIQERRLKIQEIKHSVELSEEDADREIADSVRVFTALMQSVERGQAELIETIQEKQKTTEKQAEGFIKELEQEISELMKRTAEVEQLSRTEDHLHLLQSFPSLNTPPHTKDWTEVSVHRSSYEGTVRRAVAQLEETLRTEMEKLLDAELKRVQQYAVDVTLDPDTAHPELILSDDGKQVNHGDVKKNLPDNPKRFSSWTCVLGKQSFSSGRFYYEVQVKGKTWWVLGVARGSINRKGRISPSPKNGYWTVWLRNGNEYEAFADPRLLLSVKSKPQKVGVFVDYEEGLVSFYDVDAAALIYSFTGCTFTEKLYPFFNPCLNDGGRNSAPLIISPVNHTD, encoded by the coding sequence ATGTCCGCTGCCAGCTGTCTCCTAtctgaagagcagtttctgtgctccatctgtctggatgtgttcacTGATCCAGTCTCCATACCATGTGGACACAGCTTCTGCAAAAACTGCATCACACAGCACTGGGATATTAGTGTCCAGTGCCAGTGTCCCATGTGTAAAAAGCTTTTCGACACAAGACCTCTGCTGCAGgtcaatattttcatatcagagatggctgctcagttcagaaagtcagctcagatgaaagccagcagctgcccagaccaacgatgtgccaaaccaggagaagttccctgtgacgtctgcactgggaccaaactgaaggccctgaagtcctgcctggtgtgtctggcctcctACTGTGAGACTCACCTGGAGCCTCATCAGAGAATGACGGGCCTGAAAAGACACAAGCTGATGGATCCTGTGGAGAACCTGGAAGGCAGGATGTGTAAGAAGCATGACAGACCGCTGGAGCTGTTCTGCAAGACGgaccagatgtgtgtttgtctgctctGCACTGTTTTAGACCACAAGTCACATCACATTGTTCCTCTGAAGGAAGGATGTGAAGGAAAGAAGGCTGAGCTGGGGAAGATGATCCAGGAGAGACGACTGAAGATTCAGGAGATCaaacactcagtagagctcagcgaggaagatgcagacagagagatagcagacagtgtgcgggtcttcaccgctctgatgcagtctgtggagagaggccaggctgagctcattgagacgatccaagagaagcagaaaacaacagagaaacaggctgaaggcttcatcaaagagctggaacaggaaatctctgagctgatgaagagaaccgctgaggtggagcagctctcacgcactgaagaccacctccacctcctccaaagcttcccatccctgaacactcctccacacaccaaggactggacagaggtcagtgtccatcgctcatcatatgaggggactgtgaggagagctgtggctcagctggaggagactctcaggacagagatggagaagctgCTTGATGCTGAGctgaagagggtccagcagtatgCAGTGGATGTGACTCTGGATCCTGATACAGCACATCCTgaactcatcctgtctgatgatGGGAAACAAGTAAATCATGGTGATGTAAAGAAGAATCTCCCAGACAACCCAAAGAGATTTTCTTCTTGGACCTGTGTCTTAGGAAAGCAGAGCTTCTCTTCAGGAAGATTTTACTACGAGGTTCAGGTTAAAGGGAAGACTTGGTGGGTTTTAGGAGTGGCCAGAGGGTCGATCAACAGGAAGGGACGAATCAGTCCGAGTCCCAAGAATGGCTACTGGACTGTATGGTTGAGGAATGGAAATGAGTACGAAGCTTTTGCTGaccctcgtctcctcctctctgtgaaatcgaagcctcagaaggtgggggtgtttgtggattatgaggagggtctggtctccttttatgacgtagatgctgcagctcttatctactcctttactggctgcaccttcactgagaaactctacccattCTTCAATCCCTGTCTTAATGATGGTGGTAGAAACTCCGCCCCTctgatcatctctcctgtcaatcacacagattAG